One Acidicapsa ligni genomic region harbors:
- a CDS encoding 6-carboxytetrahydropterin synthase, producing MKAYFSRRYRISASHRLHSEALSPEENRAVFGKCNNPHGHGHNYKIEATVGGEVDANTGMVINMVTLDSVMKEQVLDRFDHKNLNDDPLFAEQVSTTENFCIAVYELLQKQLLPAILKNVRIEETENNFFEYSGK from the coding sequence ATGAAGGCTTATTTTTCACGCAGGTACAGGATTAGCGCCAGTCATCGACTGCACTCGGAGGCACTTTCGCCGGAAGAGAATCGGGCGGTTTTTGGGAAGTGCAACAATCCGCATGGCCACGGGCATAACTACAAGATCGAGGCGACGGTGGGCGGCGAAGTCGATGCCAATACCGGCATGGTGATCAACATGGTGACGCTTGATTCGGTGATGAAGGAGCAGGTACTCGATCGGTTCGACCATAAGAATCTCAATGATGATCCGCTGTTTGCAGAACAGGTTTCGACGACAGAGAACTTTTGCATTGCGGTGTATGAACTGCTGCAGAAGCAACTGCTACCGGCGATACTGAAGAATGTTCGGATTGAGGAGACAGAGAATAACTTCTTCGAATATTCGGGCAAATAA
- the folE gene encoding GTP cyclohydrolase I FolE: MAHPMVVTKSSKSAKASQEVSTVAEAGLGDFSTQELYRELLSRFHEDPNRDGLLATPGRVEKSMAFLTKGYEQNPTQILRGALFDVDYDEMVMVKDIEMYSLCEHHMLPFWGRVHVGYIPNGKVIGLSKIPRLIDVFARRLQVQERLTRQIADSIQEAIEPRGVGVVIEARHMCMMMRGVEKQQSTTVTSAMVGCFHEPQTRGEFLSLVRHPGGSGI, encoded by the coding sequence ATGGCGCACCCCATGGTGGTAACGAAATCTTCGAAGTCAGCGAAGGCATCGCAGGAAGTTAGCACGGTGGCCGAGGCTGGGCTTGGAGATTTTTCTACGCAGGAGTTATATCGCGAACTACTCTCTCGCTTTCACGAAGACCCGAATCGCGATGGGCTATTGGCCACCCCTGGCCGCGTGGAAAAGTCGATGGCTTTTCTGACGAAGGGCTATGAGCAAAATCCCACGCAGATTTTGCGCGGGGCTTTGTTTGATGTGGACTATGACGAGATGGTCATGGTGAAGGACATCGAGATGTACTCCCTTTGCGAACATCACATGCTGCCCTTTTGGGGCCGGGTGCATGTGGGCTATATTCCGAATGGCAAGGTAATTGGACTGAGCAAGATTCCGCGATTGATCGATGTGTTTGCGCGCAGGCTGCAGGTGCAGGAGCGGCTTACGCGGCAGATTGCCGATTCGATACAGGAGGCGATTGAGCCTCGTGGCGTGGGCGTGGTGATCGAAGCGCGGCACATGTGCATGATGATGCGCGGAGTGGAAAAGCAACAATCGACCACGGTCACATCGGCGATGGTGGGATGCTTCCACGAGCCGCAGACACGTGGAGAGTTTTTATCGCTTGTACGGCATCCGGGCGGCAGCGGCATATAG
- the truB gene encoding tRNA pseudouridine(55) synthase TruB — MNGLLVVDKSGGMTSHDVVSRVRRLTGEKSVGHLGTLDPMATGVLPLLLGKYTRLAQFFSTAEKTYTGTIRFGFATDTYDAEGIPAGEDSLPSLELEQVRSAASRFHGEIEQMPPAFSAKKVGGVPAYKLAREGKPVELKAVKICIHQFSIDTLEGNSASFQMTVSAGGYVRSVAHELGQVLGCGAHLTSLRRTRAGVFGLDQAWTLDALGGLGTGVETALLHPRNLLAEMPCVSVDGIALGRLRNGAQVNLAEFSDAGMVKVFEGQRELVAIGKRVAGTLFQPIVVMG; from the coding sequence GTGAACGGATTATTGGTTGTTGATAAGTCGGGTGGAATGACTTCGCATGATGTGGTGAGCCGGGTTCGCCGGCTTACCGGGGAAAAATCTGTTGGACATCTGGGAACGCTTGACCCCATGGCAACTGGGGTTTTGCCGTTGCTGCTCGGGAAATATACGCGGCTGGCACAGTTCTTTTCTACTGCTGAAAAGACATATACCGGCACGATACGATTTGGCTTTGCTACGGATACTTACGATGCCGAGGGTATCCCGGCGGGAGAGGATTCTCTGCCCTCGTTAGAGCTGGAGCAGGTGCGGTCTGCTGCATCGCGGTTTCATGGCGAAATAGAGCAGATGCCGCCTGCGTTCTCTGCCAAGAAGGTTGGCGGTGTGCCTGCCTACAAGCTGGCTCGCGAGGGAAAACCGGTCGAGCTTAAGGCAGTGAAGATCTGCATTCATCAGTTCAGCATCGATACGCTGGAGGGCAACAGCGCCAGCTTTCAGATGACGGTAAGCGCTGGAGGATATGTGCGTTCGGTGGCTCATGAACTGGGGCAGGTTTTGGGTTGTGGAGCCCATCTGACCAGTCTGCGGCGCACGAGAGCAGGCGTGTTTGGGCTAGACCAGGCGTGGACGCTGGATGCGCTTGGCGGGCTTGGGACGGGCGTCGAGACGGCTTTGCTGCATCCGCGGAATCTGCTGGCGGAGATGCCTTGCGTGTCGGTGGATGGGATTGCGCTGGGGCGGCTGAGGAACGGGGCGCAGGTGAATCTTGCAGAGTTTTCAGATGCCGGGATGGTAAAGGTGTTTGAGGGACAGCGGGAGCTGGTGGCAATTGGAAAAAGGGTTGCCGGGACACTGTTTCAACCGATTGTGGTGATGGGTTAA
- a CDS encoding energy transducer TonB has protein sequence MANDLLNPPEAETGANPGANAAFRSGSQTSAASSETGHELDSFLGKAFEEKSIWADLFENVHDVFFPTKLPPLELTSKPIPVADPMAVKRSPLSIAISAGINIGVLLLVLFAFRHQIAKVIPPSLKMSNVDIAPWKPLTPKAGNIGGGGGGGSHDILSASKGHLPKIEPKPLLQPQVLQVEKPKIALDAAIDVQKNIKLPDNPNLPNIGVLNSSNNVVLSNGQGSGGGIGNGKNGGLGNGNGNGYGPGTGGNVGGGIRQVGNGVTAPKVIYSVEAEFSDEARRAKYEGEVTISLIVDAQGNPQNVRVAHALGMGLDEKAIEAVKQYRFKPSIDQKTGKPVPVQINFLVNFRLY, from the coding sequence ATGGCAAATGATCTACTCAACCCGCCCGAAGCAGAAACCGGAGCCAATCCGGGCGCGAACGCTGCCTTCAGGAGCGGCTCGCAAACCAGTGCAGCTTCATCCGAAACAGGCCACGAGCTGGACTCATTTCTCGGCAAAGCCTTTGAAGAAAAATCCATCTGGGCCGATCTGTTTGAAAATGTCCACGATGTCTTTTTTCCGACCAAACTGCCGCCTCTTGAACTAACCAGCAAGCCGATTCCTGTCGCAGACCCAATGGCGGTCAAGCGCAGCCCGCTGTCCATCGCCATCTCCGCTGGCATCAATATCGGAGTTTTGCTCCTCGTGCTCTTTGCCTTCCGCCACCAGATCGCGAAAGTCATCCCTCCCAGCCTGAAAATGTCGAATGTCGACATCGCGCCCTGGAAACCCCTGACCCCCAAGGCCGGTAACATCGGCGGCGGTGGTGGCGGCGGTAGCCATGACATCCTGAGCGCCTCCAAGGGGCACCTGCCTAAAATTGAGCCCAAACCGCTTCTTCAGCCTCAGGTTCTACAAGTTGAGAAGCCCAAAATTGCACTTGACGCCGCAATTGACGTTCAAAAGAACATCAAGCTTCCCGACAACCCCAACCTGCCCAACATCGGTGTACTCAACTCAAGCAACAACGTAGTCCTCTCCAACGGTCAGGGCTCCGGTGGCGGCATCGGCAATGGGAAAAACGGCGGCCTCGGAAATGGAAACGGTAATGGCTACGGCCCCGGCACAGGCGGCAATGTTGGCGGAGGCATTCGTCAGGTCGGCAACGGAGTAACCGCTCCCAAGGTTATCTACTCAGTCGAAGCCGAGTTCTCTGACGAAGCCCGTCGCGCCAAATACGAGGGTGAAGTAACGATTTCGCTGATTGTCGATGCCCAGGGCAATCCCCAGAATGTCCGCGTAGCTCACGCACTGGGTATGGGACTGGATGAAAAGGCAATTGAAGCCGTCAAGCAGTACCGCTTCAAGCCATCCATTGACCAGAAAACCGGCAAGCCAGTTCCGGTTCAGATCAACTTTCTAGTCAACTTCCGGCTGTATTAA
- the ileS gene encoding isoleucine--tRNA ligase yields MSAVPELKSTLTLPKTDFPMKANLPQNEPLRLARWAEMDIYGQLRKAAAGRPSYLLHDGPPYANGPLHLGHALNKGLKDFVVKSKTMAGFDSPYVPGYDCHGLPIEIKVDEQLGRKKLEMPAPAVLEACRAYAQKYVDLQTSQFERLGVFGRWNDPYKTMSRSYEARTLEAFYGFLEKDFVYRGLKPVYWCIHDRTALADAEIEYEQHTSPSVYVRYRLTSDVAAFGHEAEAALKGREVYTIIWTTTPWTLPASLAVAFHPNFEYVALAAGQDADAPVYIVAAELAASVATACKLAEPTVLARFPGARLDRATFQHPFLERTILGVNADYVTADQGTGAVHTAPSHGVDDFYTGVRYGLDATTRVDAAGVIHLDTSVWSGAELPAFDGKKVFAANPLIIELLKERGALMGREDIHHSYPHCWRCHNPVIFRATEQWFIGLETPVLREDGSDTTFRQLTIEKIGEVKWDPAWGQERITNMIATRPDWCISRQRIWGVPIAVFLCTKCHEPIRDAALNKRIVTLFEDHGAEAWHTTSVEDLLGAGRACAKCGCTEFQKEMDILDVWFDSGTSWFAVAESDRELKAAYDRPDRTVLYLEGGDQHRGWFHSSLLTSVALRGRAPYTNVATAGWTLDELGRAMSKSLGNGVDPVAVAGQMGGEIVRLWVASIDFREDMAASDNLMKRCAEIYRKLRNTFRFLLGNLNGFEPLEHGVAFDDLEPLDRYMLAKTRDLAAKVLDWYERFEFHRIYHAVNEFAIADLSAFYLDVLKDRMYTFAPSSQARRSAQTVLWKITEALVRLLAPILSFTADEVWGYLPKVDGREASVHLALFPALDSIYPEDSAALLAEWKHIFAVRDAAMLVLEEARQEKRIGKGLEADVEIQATGDLLGLLQRHAGGLKEILNVSGVRVLEGPALSVAALPASGTKCSRCWNFMPVVDNYGVWESVCTRCSEALTAMGVEPPAAEVNA; encoded by the coding sequence ATGTCTGCAGTACCAGAGCTAAAGTCAACACTGACATTGCCGAAAACGGATTTTCCCATGAAGGCGAATCTGCCCCAGAACGAGCCGCTGCGACTGGCGCGCTGGGCAGAGATGGATATTTACGGACAATTGCGCAAGGCTGCGGCGGGGCGGCCCAGCTATCTGCTGCATGACGGGCCTCCTTATGCGAACGGACCACTGCACCTGGGACATGCTCTGAACAAGGGCTTGAAGGATTTTGTGGTGAAGTCGAAGACGATGGCGGGCTTCGATTCGCCGTATGTGCCGGGTTACGATTGCCACGGGTTGCCGATTGAAATCAAGGTGGATGAGCAGCTTGGCCGCAAAAAGCTGGAGATGCCTGCTCCCGCCGTGTTGGAGGCCTGCCGTGCGTATGCGCAGAAGTATGTCGATCTGCAAACTTCGCAGTTTGAGCGGCTAGGCGTGTTTGGACGGTGGAACGATCCCTACAAGACGATGTCCCGCAGTTACGAGGCGCGGACGCTTGAGGCGTTCTATGGCTTTTTAGAGAAAGACTTTGTTTACAGGGGTTTAAAGCCGGTTTACTGGTGCATCCATGACCGGACGGCGTTGGCGGATGCGGAGATCGAGTACGAGCAGCATACGAGTCCCTCGGTGTATGTGCGGTATCGGCTGACCTCAGATGTTGCGGCGTTTGGGCACGAGGCTGAGGCCGCCCTGAAAGGCCGCGAGGTCTACACGATCATCTGGACGACGACTCCGTGGACGCTGCCGGCGTCGCTGGCAGTGGCTTTTCATCCAAATTTTGAATACGTGGCCTTAGCAGCCGGGCAGGATGCGGATGCTCCGGTTTACATTGTTGCAGCGGAGTTGGCTGCGAGTGTGGCTACGGCCTGCAAGCTGGCGGAGCCGACGGTACTGGCCCGTTTTCCGGGTGCGCGGTTGGATCGGGCTACATTTCAGCATCCGTTTCTTGAGCGCACAATCCTGGGTGTCAATGCCGATTATGTGACGGCGGACCAGGGTACAGGCGCGGTGCATACGGCTCCTTCGCATGGTGTGGATGACTTTTATACCGGCGTGCGATATGGGCTGGATGCGACGACACGAGTGGATGCGGCGGGGGTTATCCATCTGGATACCTCGGTTTGGTCCGGGGCGGAATTGCCTGCCTTTGACGGGAAGAAAGTCTTTGCGGCGAATCCTCTGATCATCGAATTGCTGAAGGAGCGCGGAGCCTTGATGGGGCGTGAGGATATTCATCACTCCTATCCGCATTGCTGGCGTTGCCATAATCCGGTGATTTTCAGGGCTACGGAGCAGTGGTTTATCGGGCTGGAAACGCCGGTGCTGCGCGAGGATGGTTCGGACACGACGTTTCGGCAGTTGACGATTGAGAAGATCGGCGAGGTGAAGTGGGATCCGGCGTGGGGTCAGGAGCGGATCACCAACATGATCGCCACTCGGCCGGACTGGTGCATTTCGCGGCAGAGAATCTGGGGCGTGCCGATTGCGGTCTTTCTGTGTACGAAGTGCCATGAGCCGATTCGGGATGCGGCGCTGAACAAGCGAATTGTGACCCTGTTTGAGGATCACGGCGCGGAGGCCTGGCATACGACTTCGGTCGAGGATCTGCTGGGGGCTGGGCGAGCTTGCGCGAAGTGCGGATGCACTGAATTTCAGAAGGAAATGGACATTTTGGACGTGTGGTTCGACTCGGGAACGAGCTGGTTTGCTGTGGCCGAGTCGGATCGCGAGTTGAAGGCTGCTTATGATCGTCCAGATAGAACGGTGTTGTATCTCGAAGGCGGGGATCAGCATCGTGGATGGTTCCACTCTTCGCTGCTGACTTCGGTGGCGCTGCGAGGGCGCGCTCCTTATACGAATGTGGCGACTGCTGGATGGACGCTGGATGAGTTGGGCCGGGCGATGTCGAAGTCGCTGGGCAACGGAGTCGATCCGGTGGCCGTGGCAGGGCAGATGGGCGGCGAGATCGTGCGGCTGTGGGTGGCTTCGATCGATTTTCGCGAAGACATGGCGGCGAGCGACAACCTGATGAAGCGGTGCGCGGAGATTTATCGCAAACTCCGCAATACGTTTCGCTTTTTGCTGGGGAATTTGAATGGGTTTGAGCCCCTGGAGCATGGGGTTGCGTTCGATGATCTGGAGCCCCTGGATCGATACATGCTGGCCAAGACTCGTGACCTCGCGGCGAAAGTTCTGGACTGGTACGAGCGGTTTGAATTTCACCGGATTTATCACGCGGTGAATGAGTTTGCGATTGCGGATTTGAGCGCGTTTTATCTGGATGTTTTGAAGGACCGGATGTACACGTTTGCTCCTTCTTCGCAGGCGCGTAGATCGGCGCAGACCGTGTTGTGGAAGATTACAGAGGCATTGGTGCGGTTGCTGGCTCCGATCCTGAGCTTTACGGCGGATGAGGTCTGGGGTTATCTGCCTAAGGTCGATGGCCGTGAGGCGAGTGTGCATTTGGCACTCTTCCCTGCCCTTGACTCGATTTATCCGGAAGACTCTGCTGCTTTGCTGGCGGAGTGGAAACATATTTTTGCGGTGCGCGACGCGGCCATGCTGGTGCTTGAAGAGGCACGGCAGGAGAAGCGCATTGGCAAGGGCCTGGAGGCGGATGTCGAGATTCAGGCTACGGGCGATTTGCTGGGCCTGCTGCAACGACATGCCGGGGGATTAAAAGAGATTTTGAATGTCTCGGGGGTAAGAGTGCTTGAGGGCCCGGCGCTATCGGTTGCTGCTCTGCCTGCTTCTGGCACGAAGTGCAGCCGGTGCTGGAATTTCATGCCGGTCGTGGATAACTATGGAGTGTGGGAGAGCGTCTGCACGCGCTGCTCCGAAGCTCTGACTGCGATGGGTGTTGAGCCGCCTGCGGCTGAGGTGAACGCGTGA
- the lspA gene encoding signal peptidase II, protein MSQTRGSRLPWLLLISVIVVALDRWSKEWIVRHLEIGQAITVIPRVFRITHVLNDGAAFSLFADSASPEHVRWGLIAFSVVASFAVLIALIRIGTRFSTTTLALALVLGGAAGNVYDRIRFASVVDFLEVHIIHYHWPDFNVADSAIVVGACLLLLDSILPKKAAVTHLG, encoded by the coding sequence GTGAGTCAAACGAGAGGATCGCGACTTCCCTGGCTGCTGCTGATCTCGGTGATTGTCGTTGCGTTGGATCGCTGGAGCAAGGAGTGGATTGTGCGTCATCTGGAGATTGGCCAGGCGATCACGGTGATTCCACGGGTGTTTCGAATCACGCATGTGCTCAATGACGGCGCGGCTTTTTCGTTGTTCGCAGATTCGGCTTCGCCGGAGCATGTGCGGTGGGGGTTGATCGCATTTTCGGTCGTGGCGTCGTTTGCTGTTTTGATTGCGCTGATTCGGATAGGCACGCGTTTCAGCACGACCACGTTGGCGTTGGCGCTGGTGCTGGGCGGAGCGGCGGGCAATGTTTATGACCGCATCCGTTTTGCTTCGGTCGTGGATTTTCTCGAGGTGCATATCATTCACTACCACTGGCCCGATTTCAATGTGGCTGACTCTGCAATTGTGGTGGGGGCATGTTTGCTACTGCTTGATTCAATCCTGCCGAAGAAGGCAGCGGTTACGCATCTGGGCTGA
- a CDS encoding metal-dependent hydrolase family protein has translation MRTGDVKSHAYILLTGDRVLSISDKAPGGVPVTDLSAYTVLPGLIDAHGHILSDPTSQSAATELRETYAQATLWGVYNLRLWLDHGFTAVRDACEGPTDYPQFALRDSVTRGMIQGPRISAAGSCISLTGGHGDGFPFSPDLGLPRGANIADTPDEIARVVRRDIKYGADWIKLMATGGVMDPISDYHVEELSEAQMAMAVEVAHRAGKKVMAHAEGTTGIKAAVRAGVDSIEHGTMLDEEGAKLMEEHGTWLVPTLYCFQHDMETGLSKGREPESFAKGQEILAAQGPAFKLALAHHLKIAYGVDDSDVDESVSREFGALVAGGMTTLGALQAATINAATLLGKDKEFGSIEPGHYADIIAVSGDPLADIKVMYDVKFVMKGGKIIKDPAHPDRNVVARIH, from the coding sequence GTGCGCACTGGCGATGTGAAAAGCCATGCCTACATCCTGCTTACCGGTGACAGAGTACTTTCCATTTCAGATAAGGCTCCTGGCGGCGTGCCGGTAACGGATCTCTCTGCCTATACGGTATTGCCAGGACTGATCGATGCTCATGGGCATATTCTCTCTGACCCTACAAGCCAATCTGCTGCCACTGAATTGCGGGAGACTTACGCGCAGGCGACGTTGTGGGGTGTCTACAACCTGAGGCTCTGGCTGGACCATGGGTTCACCGCTGTTCGCGATGCCTGCGAAGGGCCGACTGATTATCCGCAATTTGCGCTACGGGATTCGGTGACACGAGGGATGATCCAGGGGCCACGTATCTCCGCTGCAGGAAGCTGCATTTCACTGACGGGCGGCCATGGCGATGGATTCCCATTCTCGCCTGATCTTGGGTTGCCAAGGGGCGCAAATATCGCGGATACGCCGGATGAAATTGCGCGCGTGGTTCGACGGGACATCAAGTATGGCGCGGACTGGATCAAGTTGATGGCTACCGGTGGCGTGATGGATCCTATCTCGGATTATCACGTGGAGGAGCTGAGTGAGGCGCAGATGGCGATGGCTGTCGAGGTGGCGCATCGCGCAGGCAAGAAGGTGATGGCGCACGCTGAGGGTACGACAGGCATCAAGGCTGCGGTGCGGGCCGGTGTGGACTCCATTGAGCATGGAACGATGCTGGATGAAGAAGGCGCGAAGCTGATGGAAGAGCACGGAACATGGCTGGTACCGACGCTTTATTGCTTCCAGCACGATATGGAAACGGGATTGTCAAAGGGACGCGAGCCGGAGTCATTTGCCAAGGGGCAGGAGATTCTGGCGGCGCAGGGACCGGCATTCAAACTAGCATTGGCGCACCACCTCAAGATTGCTTATGGCGTGGATGACAGCGATGTGGATGAGTCTGTTTCGCGGGAGTTTGGCGCGCTGGTGGCAGGTGGCATGACAACCCTGGGAGCACTGCAGGCAGCGACGATCAATGCGGCGACTCTGCTGGGCAAGGATAAGGAATTTGGATCCATTGAACCTGGACATTACGCAGACATCATTGCTGTTTCCGGCGATCCTCTGGCAGACATCAAGGTGATGTATGACGTGAAGTTTGTGATGAAGGGTGGAAAGATTATCAAGGACCCAGCTCATCCTGACCGAAATGTAGTTGCGCGCATCCACTAG
- a CDS encoding sigma-70 family RNA polymerase sigma factor, with protein sequence MSDANGEVTRLLERWRKGDPEVLENLIPLVYEQLHRIAKGYMRQERDDHTLQPTALVNEVYLRLLNQHKITWYDRVHFYTFAARMMRNILKDHARAHLAERRGGPGAIRLPLSDELAWVGTSSADILDLNRALDRLEQLDQRKAHLVELRFFLALTMEETAEVLSISLATAERDLKFSRSWLYHELKSTPKGTA encoded by the coding sequence ATGTCCGACGCAAATGGTGAAGTGACGCGATTGCTGGAACGCTGGCGGAAAGGTGATCCTGAAGTTTTGGAAAACCTTATCCCGCTGGTGTATGAGCAATTGCATCGGATCGCCAAAGGCTACATGCGTCAGGAGCGCGACGATCACACGCTACAGCCAACAGCGCTGGTGAATGAGGTGTATCTGCGGCTGCTGAATCAGCACAAGATCACCTGGTATGACCGCGTACATTTTTATACTTTCGCAGCGCGGATGATGCGCAACATATTGAAAGACCATGCGCGAGCCCATCTGGCGGAACGGCGCGGCGGACCGGGAGCTATTCGACTGCCACTCTCGGATGAGTTGGCGTGGGTAGGCACGTCGTCTGCGGACATTCTGGATTTGAATCGCGCGCTTGATCGCCTGGAACAGCTTGATCAGCGAAAGGCTCACCTGGTTGAGCTACGTTTCTTTCTCGCACTGACGATGGAGGAGACTGCCGAGGTGCTCTCGATTTCATTGGCTACTGCGGAACGCGATCTGAAATTTTCAAGAAGCTGGCTTTATCACGAATTGAAGTCTACGCCGAAAGGGACCGCGTAG